Proteins co-encoded in one Anopheles moucheti chromosome X, idAnoMoucSN_F20_07, whole genome shotgun sequence genomic window:
- the LOC128307229 gene encoding patj homolog, whose translation MVLSTEWSQVEIIDLINDGNGLGFMLVGGRSTGVVIKALIPGSVAERDGRLQSGDHVLQIGDVNLRGFSSEQVATVLRQSGQQVRLIVARPVEPTSPDYQALASHAPIIPTKMLTDPDELDRTLLQTAGYTSGAFLQPSGTLAPTALGLLAATTTTTTTTGEPTAGGVLCPTHIEVVAVNNSLNSNGTVASLESTNGGPMALISPTSIALPALPPHQLHCQAISTINALLADNGGEGVTSEPLGTPQSPQYSELDGAPPDTPETETYEVELRKNVYGLGITVAGYVCEEEDLSGIFVKSIIEGSAAEMSGKIAINDRIVAVDNRSLAGVTNHQAVEILRNTDIAVRLTLERFLRGRKYEHLQVALIDPMVPTAAAQTNAAANVSMSCHAAGERGRSNGTIHTTSHPSRVSSGGDLVGMVLSHSQTLSHCASQCQSQRCSIVQSPSATTLSICPARSDADSILTECGAYECGGIEPELESGTTFDSSVFALENGTEAPPSVDELLLDAEDERRNGAADALYANGSVLAMAMAATTTPLTTADSDSCDTRTARGTEPDPVVQRWSREVPHSQIVVADIRKLAGLGISLEGTVEVEGGVEVRPHHYIRSILEDGPVGRDGQLKPGDELLQVNEHRLQGLKHIEVVKILKELPAQVRVICARGSSPPTVINTSRNAEAFEARSILAGGLQSLQSLQGILTKAQSESSLYTSSTATLTDQQRSKSVEQVSGLALWTNEVLYCDIEKTERGFGFSILDYQDPLDTDGTVIVVRGLIPGGSAETTNFIFPGDRLVSVNGHSLQNATLDQAVSILKGIPLGPARIGLCRPLSTSDNNLSSTPETPTT comes from the coding sequence ATGGTGCTCAGCACGGAGTGGTCCCAGGTGGAGATAATCGATCTGATCAACGATGGTAACGGGCTCGGGTTTATGCTTGTCGGTGGCCGCAGTACGGGCGTGGTGATCAAGGCGCTCATACCCGGCTCGGTCGCCGAGCGGGACGGTCGCCTGCAGAGCGGTGACCACGTGCTACAGATCGGGGACGTGAATCTGCGCGGGTTTAGCTCGGAACAAGTGGCGACCGTGTTGCGCCAGTCGGGCCAGCAGGTGCGGCTGATAGTGGCGCGCCCGGTCGAACCGACCTCGCCGGACTATCAGGCCCTCGCCAGCCATGCACCGATCATCCCCACGAAGATGCTCACCGATCCGGACGAGCTCGACCGAACGCTGCTCCAAACGGCCGGCTACACGTCCGGGGCCTTCCTGCAGCCGAGCGGCACGCTCGCCCCGACCGCCCTGGGGCTGCTGGCGGCAACAAcgacaaccaccaccaccaccggtgaACCGACGGCCGGCGGTGTCCTCTGCCCGACGCACATCGAAGTCGTCGCCGTCAACAACAGTCTCAACAGCAACGGCACGGTGGCCTCGCTGGAGTCCACGAACGGTGGCCCGATGGCACTCATTTCGCCCACCTCCATCGCGCTGCCTGCTCTGCCCCCGCACCAGCTCCACTGTCAAGCGATCTCGACCATCAACGCGCTGCTGGCGGACAATGGGGGCGAAGGGGTGACGAGCGAACCGCTCGGGACGCCCCAGTCACCGCAGTACAGCGAACTGGACGGTGCGCCGCCGGACACGCCCGAGACGGAAACGTACGAGGTCGAGCTGCGGAAGAATGTGTACGGACTCGGCATCACCGTGGCCGGATATGTCTGCGAGGAGGAGGACCTGTCCGGGATCTTTGTGAAGAGTATCATCGAGGGCAGTGCGGCGGAGATGAGCGGCAAGATAGCGATAAACGACCGGATCGTCGCCGTGGACAACCGCTCGCTGGCGGGGGTCACCAACCACCAGGCGGTGGAGATCCTGCGCAACACCGACATAGCGGTGCGACTCACCCTGGAGCGGTTTCTGCGTGGACGAAAGTACGAACATCTGCAGGTGGCACTCATCGACCCGATGGTACCGACGGCTGCCGCACAGACCAATGCCGCTGCCAACGTGTCAATGTCCTGTCACGCGGCCGGCGAGCGGGGACGAAGCAACGGCACAATACACACAACTTCCCATCCGAGCAGAGTTAGTAGTGGTGGCGATCTGGTCGGGATGGTGCTCTCACACTCGCAAACGCTCTCGCATTGCGCCTCGCAGTGTCAGTCGCAGCGGTGCTCGATCGTACAATCCCCATCGGCGACGACGCTCTCCATATGCCCTGCGCGGTCGGACGCCGACTCCATACTGACCGAGTGCGGCGCGTACGAGTGTGGTGGTATCGAGCCCGAGCTCGAATCGGGCACTACGTTTGACTCGAGCGTGTTCGCGTTGGAGAACGGTACTGAGGCACCACCGTCCGTGGATGAACTGCTGCTGGATGCCGAGGACGAACGCCGGAATGGTGCAGCGGATGCGCTGTACGCGAATGGGTCGGTGCTGGCGATGGCAATGGCGGCGACCACAACACCGCTAACGACCGCCGACAGTGACAGCTGTGATACGCGAACGGCACGGGGAACGGAACCGGACCCGGTGGTGCAGCGATGGTCACGCGAAGTACCCCACAGCCAGATCGTGGTGGCCGACATCCGCAAACTCGCCGGTCTTGGCATCAGCCTCGAGGGGACGGTCGAGGTGGAGGGCGGTGTTGAGGTGCGCCCGCATCACTACATCCGCTCGATCCTGGAGGATGGGCCGGTCGGACGTGACGGCCAGCTCAAGCCGGGCGACGAGCTGCTCCAGGTGAACGAGCACCGGCTCCAGGGCCTGAAGCACATCGAGGTGGTGAAAATACTGAAGGAGCTACCGGCACAGGTGCGCGTGATCTGTGCACGCGGCAGCTCACCCCCCACTGTGATCAACACGTCGCGCAATGCGGAAGCGTTCGAGGCGCGCAGCATACTGGCGGGCGGCCTGCAAAGTCTCCAGAGCCTGCAGGGCATCCTGACGAAGGCGCAGTCGGAGAGCTCGCTCTACACGTCCAGCACGGCCACGCTCACCGATCAGCAGCGTTCGAAGTCGGTGGAGCAGGTGTCCGGACTGGCGCTCTGGACGAACGAGGTGCTCTACTGCGACATCGAGAAGACGGAACGGGGCTTCGGCTTTTCGATACTCGACTACCAGGATCCGCTCGACACGGACGGCACGGTGATTGTGGTGCGCGGTCTCATACCGGGCGGTTCAGCGGAAACGACCAACTTCATCTTTCCCGGCGATCGGCTCGTGTCCGTCAACGGGCACAGCCTGCAGAACGCCACCCTGGATCAGGCGGTCAGCATACTGAAGGGCATACCGCTCGGCCCGGCCCGGATCGGATTGTGCCGGCCACTGTCAACGTCCGACAACAATCTGTCCTCCACACCGGAAACGCCTACCACCTAG
- the LOC128307196 gene encoding retinol dehydrogenase 13, translated as MDEIKKALTEADPFASWWPFIIAGIVFVIGTVRTYMGGQPCPNGNTIPDRVIVVTGASGGIGREVCRELARRKARCLVLACRSTEQGDALRELLRREAPDYTCEVFVLDLRSFDSVRRFVRQVQAHHPTVDALINCAGVIFQPGGRTVDGYEQHLQCNYLSHFLLTQLLRPQLGRSPYGGRVVNVSAHGYTAAKIVDRDDPLNVRQLTQSGRDAFAHSKLAIVLASRVLAKKLQTEGHQTTVNCCSPGLVRGTGHLRHSPIMKALFAKVLTFPWMWLFMKSPAQGAHTIVRLVTDPELASCNGDFFNDCERVEMSDLAKDDELAGRLYEASLDAVGLSETSTKEHTKGKKE; from the exons ATGGATGAGATAAAAAAGGCACTGACCGAGGCAGACCCATTTGCCAGCTGGTGGCCTTTTATAATAGCCGGTATCGTGTTCGTGATCGGCACTGTCAG GACGTACATGGGTGGACAGCCCTGCCCGAATGGCAACACCATCCCGGATCGAGTAATCGTGGTGACGGGAGCGTCCGGAGGCATCGGACGTGAAGTATGCCGGGAGTTGGCACGACGGAAAGCGAGATGTTTGGTGCTGGCCTGTCGCAGCACTGAGCAGGGTGATGCGTTGCGCGAGCTGCTCCGCCGAGAAGCGCCAGACTATACGTGCGAGGTGTTCGTGCTGGATCTGCGCTCATTCGACAGTGTGCGGAGGTTTGTGCGTCAGGTGCAGGCGCACCATCCGACGGTGGACGCACTGATAAACTGTGCCGGAGTCATTTTCCAACCGGGCGGACGCACCGTGGATGGATACGAGCAACATCTGCAGTGTAACTACCTGTCCCACTTCTTGCTAACGCAGCTACTTCGACCACAGCTGGGTCGGTCGCCGTACGGTGGCCGCGTGGTGAACGTATCCGCCCATGGGTACACTGCCGCCAAGATCGTCGACCGTGACGACCCACTCAATGTACGTCAGCTTACGCAGAGCGGCCGGGATGCTTTCGCCCACTCGAAACTGGCCATCGTGTTGGCGAGCAGGGTGCTGGCGAAGAAGCTCCAGACAGAGGGGCATCAAACCACCGTCAACTGCTGCTCGCCCGGGTTGGTCCGAGGTACCGGCCATCTGCGGCACTCACCCATCATGAAGGCACTGTTCGCGAAGGTGCTCACCTTTCCCTGGATGTGGCTCTTCATGAAGAGTCCTGCACAGGGCGCTCACACCATCGTTCGCCTCGTAACGGACCCAGAGCTGGCCAGCTGCAACGGGGACTTCTTCAA TGATTGTGAACGTGTGGAGATGTCTGACCTGGCGAAAGATGACGAATTGGCTGGGCGTTTGTATGAAGCTTCGCTCGATGCGGTTGGGTTGAGTGAAACATCCACGAAGGAGCATACCAAAGGCAAGAAGGAATAA
- the LOC128307020 gene encoding tubulin-folding cofactor B-like, translating into MAPTSNFELSDIVTINISNSQNDTVSFERKYSRTLKIYEFKAKLEPITGGNAGTMRLELYSGERLVSKLDDDSQPLGKYPVEDGMRVHVVDQFQCIQENVPKFELSQEEYDKKADSLRSFLKKNKLGKYNEDEMAKQEEERKRQEEEDSRKLDATTIGARCRVTAKNNPIRLGTVMYKGPLDGKPGVFIGVKFDEPLGVNDGSVNGKRYFDCGPKYGSFVAPKAVEVGDFPPEEFSLDDEL; encoded by the exons ATGGCACCGACGAGTAATTTTGAGCTTTCCGATATTGTCACAATCAACATATCCAACTCACAAAATGATACTGTATCGTTCGAACGGAAATACAGCCGGACGTTGAAGATCTACGAGTTTAAG GCGAAGCTGGAACCAATTACCGGTGGGAATGCTGGTACAATGCGGCTCGAACTGTACAGTGGGGAAAGATTGGTGTCGAAGCTGGACGATGATAGCCAACCGTTGGGTAAATATCCGGTCGAGGATGGTATGCGAGTGCACGTTGTCGATCAGTTCCAGTGCATCCAGGAGAATGTGCCGAAGTTCGAGCTGTCGCAGGAAGAGTacgacaagaaggcggacagtTTGCGCAGCTttctgaagaaaaacaaactcgGCAAATACAACGAGGACGAGATGGCCAAACAGGAAGAGGAACGGAAGCGACAAGAGGAGGAAGATAGCCGTAAGCTCGACGCCACTACCATCGGGGCCCGATGCCGGGTGACGGCGAAAAACAATCCGATCCGGCTCGGTACCGTCATGTACAAGGGTCCGCTGGATGGGAAACCGGGCGTATTCATCGGTGTCAAGTTTGACGAACCCCTCGGAGTGAACGATGGCAGCGTGAACGGCAAACGATACTTCGACTGTGGACCGAAGTATGGCAGCTTCGTCGCACCGAAAGCGGTCGAGGTGGGCGATTTTCCACCGGAAGAGTTTTCCCTCGATGATGAGCTGTAA
- the LOC128306885 gene encoding Golgi to ER traffic protein 4 homolog yields the protein MQELQEKSLPIKTGSSRGVSRVLDKLRASIESKNFYEAHQMYRTLYFRYVSQGKYDDVLELLYDGALTMLEHEQFSSGADLGLLIIQTLEKAGITAGCSEQWMKRLTELIGKIKPTIVDRETLLEKAMKWSGSLVMSPTGHPLMHQLYAQILYREGDLIHARHHFALARDGTSCGFLLIEISRTKGFTSEIDLFVAHIVLQQLALKEPAVAADTFATYCKFHTGIACTDPPFAFPLLNFLFFLLQLVEQNNRKYVTFMALCELYKPSLERDPSYEKYLQKIGVKYFDGSRFEQRNIIFSDLIQQFFIDMEEGELEESTTVHGDVD from the exons ATGCAG GAATTACAGGAGAAATCGCTACCGATCAAAACGGGATCATCGCGCGGTGTATCGAGGGTGCTGGACAAACTGCGAGCTTCCATTGAGTCGAAAAACTTCTACGAAGCACATCAGATGTACCGCACGCTTTACTTTCGGTATGTGTCGCAGGGGAAATATGACGACGTGTTGGAACTGCTGTACGACGGTGCGCTGACGATGCTAGAGCACGAACAATTCAGCAGTGGTGCAGATCTCGGTCTGTTAATTATACAAACACTCGAAAAGGCTGGCATTACCGCTGGATGTAGCGAGCAATGGATGAAGCGGCTTACAGAGCTGATTGGCAAAATTAAACCAACTATTGTCGATCGGGAAACGTTGCTC GAAAAGGCAATGAAATGGAGCGGTTCGCTCGTGATGTCCCCGACCGGGCATCCACTGATGCACCAGCTGTACGCGCAGATACTTTATCGGGAGGGTGATCTGATTCACGCCCGTCATCACTTCGCCCTGGCGAGGGACGGTACCAGTTGCGGGTTTCTGCTGATCGAAATCAGCCGCACGAAGGGTTTCACCAGCGAGATCGATTTGTTCGTCGCCCATATTGTACTGCAGCAGCTTGCACTGAAGGAACCGGCGGTTGCTGCGGATACGTTTGCAACGTACTGTAAATTTCACACGGGCATCGCCTGTACCGATCCACCGTTCGCCTTTCCGCTGCTGaactttctcttttttctgctGCAACTGGTCGAGCAGAACAATCGCAAGTATGTGACGTTCATGGCGCtctgcgagctgtacaaaccgTCGCTCGAGCGGGATCCGTCCTACGAAAAGTATCTGCAGAAGATAGGTGTTAAATACTTTGACGGCAGCAGGTTTGAGCAGCGGAACATTATCTTTAGTGATTTAATTCAGCAGTTTTTTATCGACATGGAAGAGGGCGAACTAGAGGAGAGCACGACCGTGCATGGAGACGTTGATTAA
- the LOC128307004 gene encoding 5-demethoxyubiquinone hydroxylase, mitochondrial-like, which produces MLQITRGVHTGRELLAQRCSKLIDSVIRVDHAGELGANQIYRGQMAVLGHTKAGKTIQHMWEQEKAHKEEFDRLINKYRVRPTALLPFWNVAGFALGAGTALLGEKAAMACTVAVESVIVEHYNDQLRKLMDDPTFTDKELLDTIQRFRDEEQEHHDTGIEHGAEQAPFYRALTDVIKFGCRTAIKIAEKV; this is translated from the exons ATGCTACAAATCACGAGAGGTGTGCACACCGGTCGTGAACTGCTGGCACAGCGCTGTTCGAAGCTGATCGACAGTGTTATCAGAGTGGACCATGCTGGTGAGCTGGGAGCGAACCAAATCTACCGTGGACAGATGGCAGTTCTTG GACATACCAAGGCGGGCAAAACCATCCAGCACATGTGGGAGCAGGAGAAAGCTCACAAGGAAGAATTTGATCGGCTAATCAACAAGTATCGTGTCCGTCCGACGGCTCTGCTACCGTTCTGGAACGTGGCCGGGTTTGCGCTCGGTGCCGGTACGGCACTGCTCGGCGAAAAGGCCGCCATGGCGTGTACGGTCGCGGTCGAATCGGTCATAGTCGAACACTACAACGACCAGCTGCGCAAGCTGATGGACGATCCGACCTTCACCGATAAGGAGCTGCTCGATACGATCCAGCGCTTCCGGGACGAGGAGCAGGAGCATCACGACACGGGCATAGAGCACGGTGCGGAACAGGCCCCGTTCTACCGTGCACTGACGGACGTCATTAAGTTTGGTTGTCGTACAGCGATCAAGATTGCGGAAAAGGTTTGA